One segment of Primulina tabacum isolate GXHZ01 chromosome 6, ASM2559414v2, whole genome shotgun sequence DNA contains the following:
- the LOC142549577 gene encoding pentatricopeptide repeat-containing protein At2g36730, whose amino-acid sequence MVRLTISTANIVHPPKPLIYSSDSLILQRFIALLNSCSSLKEFFKIRAQILISGLQHNSDITERIIQFCTSNALRTNHEVNLINHAQFTLYSSGILEPSSWNNVIRAYATSNRGSEREAIWVFVDMRRLGIRPNEHTFPFLFKGSSSFSGLNEGRQIHGDVTKHGYIFNVYVQNTLIHFYGSCKKVVDSYKVFDEMLYRTVVSWNSMILACIESSWFYDSIEVFIKMTDCGTEPDQTTMVVVLSAIAELGNLSLGKWIHSQIISKCILINCQLGTALVDMYGKSGEVNYARLVFDRMVYRNVWTWSSMILGFAQHGYAKRALELFTEMGNCLIKPNHVTFLGVLCACSHAGLVEDGKCYFHEMENMHGIKPNMAHFGAVVDILGRAGHLKEAYMFIMCMPIEADTIVWRTLLCACNIHDINDYCGVGKKVRKILIELEPKRSGNLVMMANNYAEVGMWKEAEHLRATMRDRGLKKMAGESCLEQRRVGTEQG is encoded by the exons ATGGTTCGATTAACGATCTCAACGGCCAATATAGTTCACCCGCCGAAGCCGTTAATCTACAGTTCCGATTCTTTAATATTGCAAAGATTCATTGCTCTCTTAAACTCTTGCTCTTCTCTGAAGGAATTCTTCAAGATTCGAGCGCAGATCTTGATCTCTGGGCTCCAACATAATTCTGATATAACAGAAAGAATAATCCAATTTTGTACTTCGAATGCATTGAGGACAAATCATGAAGTTAACTTAATCAATCATGCCCAGTTCACTTTATATTCATCGGGAATCTTGGAACCCTCTTCATGGAACAATGTGATAAGGGCTTACGCCACTTCGAATCGTGGTTCAGAAAGAGAGGCCATATGGGTTTTTGTTGATATGCGTCGTTTGGGGATTAGACCCAATGAGCATACTTTCCCTTTTCTGTTCAAGGGGAGTTCTTCGTTCTCGGGATTAAACGAGGGGAGACAGATTCATGGAGATGTGACAAAGCATGGTTACATTTTCAATGTGTATGTACAGAATACTCTCATTCATTTTTATGGGTCCTGTAAGAAGGTTGTAGATTcatacaaagtgtttgatgaaatgttgTATAGAACTGTTGTCTCCTGGAACTCGATGATCTTGGCCTGCATAGAGAGTTCGTGGTTTTATGATTCGATTGAGGTTTTCATTAAGATGACGGACTGTGGGACTGAGCCAGACCAGACTACCATGGTAGTGGTGCTCTCAGCCATTGCAGAGCTTGGTAACTTGAGTCTAGGAAAATGGATCCATTCCCAAATAATCTCAAAATGTATTTTGATAAATTGTCAGTTAGGTACCGCTCTTGTTGACATGTATGGGAAGTCTGGAGAAGTTAATTATGCAAGATTAGTGTTTGATAGGATGGTATATCGAAACGTGTGGACTTGGAGTTCAATGATTCTCGGGTTTGCACAACATGGCTATGCAAAACGTGCCCTCGAACTTTTCACCGAGATGGGTAATTGTTTGATCAAGCCTAATCATGTGACCTTTCTTGGGGTTCTTTGTGCTTGTAGTCATGCTGGACTTGTAGAAGAtggaaaatgttattttcacgAAATGGAGAACATGCATGGGATCAAGCCAAATATGGCACATTTTGGTGCAGTGGTTGATATCTTAGGCCGTGCCGGCCATCTTAAAGAAGCATACATGTTTATAATGTGTATGCCCATTGAGGCTGATACTATCGTGTGGAGAACTTTGCTCTGTGCGTGCAATATTCATGACATAAACGACTATTGTGGGGTGGGTAAGAAGGTTAGAAAGATACTAATTGAACTGGAACCcaagaggagtggaaatttagTAATGATGGCAAATAATTATGCCGAAGTGGGGATGTGGAAGGAAGCGGAGCATTTGAGAGCTACAATGAGAGACAGAGGTTTAAAGAAGATGGCCGGAGAGAGTTGTCTGGAG cAAAGACGTGTGGGTACCGAACAAGGATAG